CCCGAGCCGCGACATCAGGGTGCCGACGGGAATGCCGAGAATGGCGGCGGCGTCGGCATAGGGCATGTCCTCGAGCACGACCAGCAGCAGGGCCTCGCGCTGGTCGGCCGGAAGGGTATCGATGGCGCGAGCCAGTTCGGCCAGCGCGATGTGCCCCGGTTGCGCCGGCGGGACGGAGGGTTCGAAGCCCAGCCCGTCGAGCGGCGTCATCGGCCCCTGCCGGCGTTCGCTGCGCGCTCCGTTGCGGTGGAGGTTGAGCAGCATGGTGAAGAGCCAGGCGCGCAACGGACCGCGCGGCCGGAACAGCGCGCTCTTGCGGATGGCGCGTTCGAGGCAATCCTGCACCAGGTCGTCGGCGCGGTCGGCGTCGCGCGTCAGCGCCCGCGCATAGCGGCGCAGGGCGGGAACGCAGGTCTCGATCTCATCGAGAAAGGTCGACACGTGGGTCCTATCAGCTCGAAAGGCGGAACCGGGGAAGTTCCTTTTGGGGGGCACGAACTTCCCCGGCCCCGCGACAACCCTGCCGACTGGTCGCTTCAGTCGGCAGGGTCAGCGTTCCCTATTCCTCGTAGGCAGTGTGCCATACGCCGCCGACGCCGTCGCCGGTCGTATCGCCTGCCTTGGTGTCCTTGACCCAGAGGTAGAGCGGCTTGCCCTTGTAGGCCCACATCTTGGTGCCGTCGGTGCGGTCCACGATGCTGAAGTCACCATCGGCCTTGGCGCTGGCATCGGCCGCCAGCGGGGGCCAGTTCGTGGCGCATTTGTCGTAGCAATTGGTCTTGCCGGCTTCGTCCTTGTCGTAGGTGTAAAGGGTCATGCCCTTGGCGTCGGTGAGCACCTGCTTGCCGGCGATCTCGGCGGACTTGATGGCGCCGCCCACATAATCATCGGCAAAGCTCGCCACCGAGCCCAGCGCCAGGAAGGCGGCCGCGCCGAGAACCACGCCGTGCAGT
The sequence above is a segment of the Paradevosia shaoguanensis genome. Coding sequences within it:
- a CDS encoding sigma-70 family RNA polymerase sigma factor, which produces MSTFLDEIETCVPALRRYARALTRDADRADDLVQDCLERAIRKSALFRPRGPLRAWLFTMLLNLHRNGARSERRQGPMTPLDGLGFEPSVPPAQPGHIALAELARAIDTLPADQREALLLVVLEDMPYADAAAILGIPVGTLMSRLGRARAALRTMTGGDPQAPRLRTVK
- a CDS encoding COG4315 family predicted lipoprotein; amino-acid sequence: MTFSRLHGVVLGAAAFLALGSVASFADDYVGGAIKSAEIAGKQVLTDAKGMTLYTYDKDEAGKTNCYDKCATNWPPLAADASAKADGDFSIVDRTDGTKMWAYKGKPLYLWVKDTKAGDTTGDGVGGVWHTAYEE